The Aeromonas jandaei genomic interval GGGCCAGCCAGAGCTGGGGGGTGAGCCAGGGGTTGCCGGTGCGGAGTTCTTGCTCGATCCCCTGCCTAAACAGGGTCCACTGCATGCCATATTCACGCCCCTGTTCATCCTTGAGGTTGCCGGTGAGATACCACCACTCGGTGCGGTAATCGGGGTGGGCGGCGTGATCCTCCGGCAATTGGATGGTTTGCCCCGGCAGCACCTTTTTAAAGCTGTCGTTGCCGCCGCCGAGCAGTGCGCCCAGATCGCTGGCCTGCGCGCTGCCGCTCATGGCAATCAGCGGGAGCAAGAGGGCGGCGAGCCACAGGGGCCGTAAGGAGGAGAAGATCCCCCTCACCCTGGCCCTCTCCCGAAGGGAGAGGGGATGGTTCATTGCTGCTCTGTGCTCTTCTCTGCGCTGAAGAAGGGGCGGAGAGAGGGAAGTGGTCAATGGGAGCTTCAAGCCATGGCTGAGCCAGTGCGCTAACCGATATGTCATACCACTCTCCTTGCTGCATACCAGGAGGCCAGTGCCCCGCACAGCGGCGCCAGCAAGAGGGCGGTGACCGCATGAAGGGGGGCGGCCTCGAAGGCGAGGCGCCAGCCAAAGGCGCGCGGGTTGACCACCTCGATCAGCACCCAGGCGAGGCCATACCCCACCGGCAGGGCCAGCAGGGCGGTAAGCAGCCCCAATCCCGCCCCTTGCCACACCAGCAGCTGGCGGCAGTAGCGGGGGCTCAGGCCCAGACTTTGCAAGGTCTGCAGCTCACCACGGCGCGCCAGCCCCAGCACCATAAAGGCCGAGCCAATGCCGACAAAGGCGATGCCGAGGATCAGCAGTTTCAATAGCTCGGTCACTACAAAGGTCTGGTCAAACACCTTGAGCGCCGCGCTGTGAATGGCGGGGGCGGAGAGCAGATTGAGCTGCTCGCCAAAGCGCTCGCGCAGGCGGTCGGCCAGCTGCTCGGGGTCGTTGCTAAAGAGTGCGAGGGATTGCACTGCTCCCGCCTCGAAGGCATGCAGGATCTGCCCCTTGTCGCTGCCGTAGTCCCGATAGACACCGGTGACGGTGAACTGCCTTGGCCCCTGCTCGCCACTGATCGCCAACCTCTGGCCTACCTTGACCCCGAGGCGCACCGTCAACGGTTCGCTCGCCAGCACCTCGTCGAGGCGGGTCGGCCAGCGTCCGGCCAGCAGCGGATAGGCCGCTTTAAGCTGGGGGATAAAGTCCATCTGCGCCCACTCGATGGGCTGCCCCTGCCAGCGGGCAGGATGCACCGAGCGGCGCGAGGCAGCGCTCACCAGCGGATTGGCGAGCAGGGCCTTAAGGGTTGTATCGCTCAAGGTGCCCTTGTTGCCCGCCACCCCCTTGGGGGCGGTGACATAGAGATCGGCGGCCAGACGCTGGCCGAGCCAGATCTCCACGCTGGAGCGAAAACTCGACACCATGACCCCGATGCCGATGGCCGCCGCGATGGCCAGCTGCAACGCCATCACAGCGATGGCGGTGCGATCGAGGTGATAGAGGGTCTCGGCCACCCCGAGCCGGGCGGTGAGCGGGCCGCCCGCGCGCCGTCGCAACCAGCCAAGCAGGCCGCGCAGGGCATCGGGCAGCCAGAGCGCCATGGCCAGCAGCCAGCCGCCGGCGATAAACAGGGCGCCACTCAGACCCGTTTGCGGCAACCATAGGCACAGAGCGCACAGCAGCAAGATGGCGATGGCCAGCACGCGCCGTCGCCACGGATGCACGGGGGGGCGGCTGCTTCCGGCACACAGTTCGAGGGGGGATTGGCGCAGCAGTTGCCACCAGCCGGGCAGGTTGGCGGCCAGCGTGCCGAGCAGCCCGATCAACAGCGCCTTGAGCAGGCTGACAGGGGAGAGGCGCAACAGATCGATGGGGTTGGGCCCATAGAGATCGGCCAGCGCCTGGGTCAGTTGCCCCATCAGCGCCAGCGCCAACAGGCTGCCGAGCAGCACCCCGAGCAGGGTGCCGATGGTGGCAAGAATAAGTAGCTCCAAAATGAGCCAGTGGAGCACCCGGCTCGGCCCCATCCCCAGAATGATCAACTGGGCCAGCTGGGGGCGGCGCACGCTCTGGACAAATCGCTGGGCGTTGAACACCAGAAACAATCCCACCGCCATGGCGAGCAATGACAGCGCCGTCAGATTGAGGGCCAGCGCATCGCCAAGCTGGCTGGCATCGAGCGCCGGGCTGATGGGCTCAAGCCACAGGGGCTGGTTCGGGTAATCGGTTTGCAGGGTGGCCTGCAGGGTGCGAGCCTCGGCGTCGCTTAGCTTGAAAACGATGCGATCGAGCCGACCCGCCTTATCCAGCAGGGGCTGGGCGAGGCCGATATCGGTTATCAGTAGCCGCTCCATGGGCACGGCGCCCGGTTCGAACGTGCCCGCCAGCGTCAGGGTCAGGGTTCGGGTGCTGGCGCCATCACTGCCGCCCAGCACAAAGCGGCGGCTCTGGCCCGCTTGCCAGCCAAGGCGCTCCGCTTCGGGGGCCGCCAGCCAGATGTTGTCGGCACGGGTTAAGGAGAACTCGGGTTGGTTCGTGGGGCGGGCGCCAAACAGCTGGCGCAGGGGGCCGGGGTTGAAGAGATCCATCCCAAGCAGTTGAAGGCTGCGCCCCTCTTCATCCTTGAGCCAGCCATGGAGCTGGGGCATGGCATCGAGGGCGGGCTGGCTGGTCACCAGTTGTACATAAAGCTGTTCATCCAGCCCACCAGCGGGGGCCAGCCGGTAGTTGGCTTCCCCTGCCAGCTGGCTGCGGGCGGCGACAAAATTGGTGCGGGCACTGTGATTGAGCAGCTCGATGGCCACTACCAGTGACACCCCCAAAACCAGCCCGGCCAGACTCATCAGCAGCAACCAAGGGTGGCTGCGATAGAGGCGCAGCAGCGCTTTGAGTGGCAGCATCAGCGTGCCCCCGACAGACGCAGTTGCTGTTTAGTCATGACGGGGCCCCTTGAGCTCGATAAGTTGGCCCCCTTCAAGGCGCAGCACTCTGTCTGCCAGCGCGGCATAGGCGGGGTTGTGGCTCACCAGCAGCAAGCCTGCACCTGTGCCCCGTACCGCCGCCACCATCAACGCCATCACCTGTTCGGCATTGTGCTCATCGAGGCTGCCGGTGGGCTCGTCGGCGAGCAGCCACTGGGGCTGATGGATCAGGGCGCGGGCCAGCGCCACCCGCTGACGCTGACCGCCGGAGAGCTGCTCCGGCCAGGCATGGCGCTTGTGGCTCATATCGAGCCGTTGCAGCAACTGGTCAATCCTGGCCTCATCCGGTGGCAGCCCGTTGATGGCCAGCGGCAGGGCCAGATTCTCGGCCACCGTCAGGGTCGGCAGCAGGTTGAAATCCTGATAGACGATACCGAAATGGCGGCCCCGCAGGCGCGCCCGCTCGTCGGGGGAGCGGGTGTCGATCCGGGTCTCCCCCAGCCAGATCTCCCCTTCGTCCGGTGCAATCAGCCCGGCGATCAGATTGAGCAGGGTCGATTTGCCGCAGCCGCTTTGACCCAGCAGCAGGGTGATCTCGCCAGCGGGAAGGGCGAGATCGAGATGGTGGAACAGCGGCAGTCGTTCACTGCCGTTATCGAAGCTCTTGCAGAGGTTGCGCAGGGTCAGCATGGGATAACCGTTTGATGGTCAATGGCTTTCATCATGCTTGGTACGCTAGCACGGCCGACAATGATCAACACGCCTTACGACTGTTCAAGAGTGCCAGTTAGTGATCAAGTCGGCAAAAGAGCAGTGGATCCTCGCTGGATCCGGCTCGCCTGTGGTGGTTAGAATAGGGGCTTCCATGGGTCACAGGATGAGCAAGGATGTTACACAAGCAAGTCAGTTTTATCATCGATAGCAAGGGGAACAAGCAGGCGGCCGTCGTCCCCATCGAGATCTACAACGAGCTGATGACCCTGCAAAAGGCGCTCTCCGACAATCGTCCCGGGGAGCGTGAGCTCTACCACTTCAACGGCAAGGGGGCCGAAGCTCACGGTTATCCGGTGGGCAAGCGGCAAAATCCGGGCTTTATGGTGCTGGCCGGTTCCACTGCCAATGGCGAGGATGCCGCCTCTCTGCGCGAGGCGGTGATCGAGCTGCGACTGGAGCTGCTGGAGAAGGGCATTCTGGTGCCCCGCAGCGAAGGGGGCTTTCTCTTTACTGCCGATCAGCTGTTCAACAGCCCGAGTCTGGCCGCGAGCCTGGTAGCAGGCAACAACCGAAGCGGTCTGGATGCCTGGCAAAACAGCGCGGGTTATACCCTGAAACAGTCCGGTTTTGGCAAGAAGTGACGCATATCGGAGGGGATTGAGGGGCGCTTGATACCGCATCTCTCCCCCCAAAAAAGAGCGCCCCCTGTCGCAAGAGAGGGGGCGCTCTTTTTTATATCCAGCAGAGGGATCAGTGTGCCTTGTGGCCGGTGAGCAGCCAGTAGCTGAGGGCTGAACCGACCCCGCAGCAGGCGATGGCAATGGCCATCGGCAGTGGCGAGTGGGGCGGGTTGAGGTTGACCAGAATGCCGACCAGCGCGCCGATGCCAAAGCGCAGGGTGCCGGCCAGTGCCGAGGCGGTGCCCGCCGCTTGCGGGAAGTGGCCCATCAGGCCGGTCATAGCGTTGGCGCCCACCAGACTGATATGACCGACAAACAGTACCACCGGAATGACGATGCCCCACAGGCCGCCAGTCTGGCTCCAGGCGTTGTAGACCAGCAGGGCGCCCGCGCAGGGCAGTACCAGCAGGCCGTATTGCAGCATCCGCTCGGCGCCCACCCCTTTCACCAGTCGGCTGTTGGCGAAGGTCACCACCATCATTAGCAGGATATTGAGGCCAAACAGCCAGCCGTAATGCTCGGTCGGCACCTTGAAATACTCGATATAGACGTAGGGTGAGCCGCTTAAGAAGGCGAACATGCCGGAGCTTGAGAGGGAGCCGCACAACACATAGCCCATGGCACCGCGATGGGAGAGCACACCCCAGTAGTTCTTGAGGATCTGGCCGATCTTGAGCGGCTGACGGTGCTCGGGTTTCAGGGTCTCCTCGATTTTCCACTGCATCACCAGACAGATCAGCAGGCTGATCCCCACCAGCAGCCAGAAGATCACCCGCCAGCTGGCATGGGCACTGATGTAACCCCCCACCACAGGTGCCACCAGCGGAGCCAGCGTCATCACCAGAATGACGAACGACATGGCGCGGGAAAAGGCATCCTTCTCAAACAGATCGCGCAGCAGGGCATTGACCACTACCGACCCCGCAGCGCCGCCCGCCGCCTGCAGCATCCGATAGGCCAGCAATTCAGGCAGGGAGTCCGCCATGGCACAACCGACCGAGGCGATGGCAAACATCACCAGCCCCGCCAGGATCACCGGCTTGCGGCCATAGCTGTCGGCGAGCGGGCCGTAAAAGAGCTGGCCGATGGCAAAGCCGCCCAAAAAGGCGCTGATAGTGAGCTGGGCACCGTCGATGCTGGTGGCCAGATCCCGGGCAATGGCCGGAATAGCCGGCAGATACATATCAACCGCGAGCGGGGTCAGGCCCGCCAGCGCACCCAGCAGGATAAAGAGAAAACGGGGGGAGAGGGCGGAGGCCCGGGTCGGAGCGGTTTGGGGCATAGGGTATCCAGTTGTGGGATGGATGAAAAAAAGGGCGAAAAGGCAGTCTATCAGTTTTGTGCCTGCGGGGGATCCGGTATGGCGAGCCAGAGGCCCGGTTCGGCCTGAAATCGGGGGGCAAACCAGATCAGTCTGCTGCCAGCCTGCATTTCAGCAGGCTCAATGGCCCGGCGGCTCAAACGGCAGGCACCTTGAGAGAGCGCCAGCGCCGCATCCCCCTTGTACCAGCCATCGGTTACCGGCAGTGCTGTGGTCTCCCGCAGCAATCTTACCCCCCACTGGGTCACCAGCGCCGGGCACGTTGTTTCTGCCACCCTTGCTGCCTGCACCATGGCGGGCGGACGTGGCAGGGTGAAGGTCGCGCCGAGCAGCAGCAATCCGGCCACCGCGACCAGCCCCTCGCCACGGCGCGGCAGCCAGCCTGCCAGCAGCACAATACCGAGCAGGGTGATGGGGGCCAGATGGCGGGGATTGTCGGGATTCTGGCCAAACAGGATCCAGAGCAGCAGGGCGAGCCAGTAGAGCGTCCAGAGCGGGGGGAGGGTTGCAGCTTGGCCTTTTGAGCGTTGCCAAAGTGGTAGCACCAGCAAAGTCCCCATCAACAGGGGCCAGAGCGGGGTGAGCTGATCGTTGAAGGTACGCGCCCAGCTCAGCAGTCGATCGCCGTGGGCCGCCGCCGTGTTGCCCCACAGGGTAAAGTGACCGTCGGTAAAGCGCCGTCCCTCGCTGAAATAGGCCCAGCCATCGGCCTGCCAGACAAAGAGCAGGCTGATAAGCCCAACCAGTGCGATGGGGAGCACCAACCTGACGCGGTTACCCTGCTGTGCCAGCCCGAGCCACAGGGGCAGCAGCGCCAGCACAAAATAGGAGGGGCGCAGCGCCAGCATCAGGCCGAGCAGCAGACCCGCCAGTGCGAATCTGCGCTGCTGCAAGGCCAGCAGCGCTCCGAGCCAGGCGGCGAGCGCGGGTTCATCCGAAAGGCCGGAGAGCGCCAGCGTCGGGGTGAGCGGCAGGGCCAGCACCAGCAGCCAGACGGGGGCGAGCAGGCTTGGCCGTTGCCACAATCTCACCGCCAGCATAGCGGCGAGCGGTGCCAGCAGGGCTGTGCCCAGCAGGCTTGCCCACTGCACCGCGCGGGCCGGATCGTCCACCGCCAGATTGGTCAGCCGCGCCAGCCAGATAAAGGCGGGGTAACCCGGAAAGTGGGGAGAGAACTCCAGCACGCTAAAGCGCGTTACCCCATGGGCGAAATTGAGGGCATCGTCGGAATCGAGGGCCACCGGGAAGGCCAGCAGCCAGCCAAGCCAGGCCAGTTGCAGCAGGATCAGTAACAGGAGCAGTAAGTAGGGTCGATTAGCGAAGCATAATCGGCCGTGGTGACGCCCCCCTTCTCCCCTTGCGGGAGAAGGGTTGGGGATGAGGGGGGCCGTCATCATCGATGAGAGGCCATCAAAGCGGTGCCAGCACGGCCATCAGCGCTTTTTCCGCTGCGGCAAAGGAGACGGCGTCGGCGGGCTTGGCGCCCACCCCGAATACCCCCGGGTTGCCGATGGCATCCAGCACCCTGGCCAGCGCCTGTTCGGCTGCCTTGCGATCCCCTTCACTGAGGGAGGGGAGGATCAAGTCGAGGAAGCGCTTGCTCTTGACCACCAGCACCTTGGCGGTCTGGTAGTCGCCAAGATTCTGGCTGGCCCCTTCGAGGCGGCGCTCGATCTCCGCCTTGTAGGCGCGGTTGAGCAGGGCCGCGGTAGCCGCGGCGTCTTTGGCCTTGATGGCGGCGGCCAGTGGCGCTTGCAGCTCCACCTTGTGGTGCTGTTCCAGATAGGTCAGCTCCTCGGCAATCTCGCTCAAGGTGGCGCTGGCATCCTTGCCGTCAGTGGCGGCGCCCAGCAGTGCCTCGCGGGCGTCGATTAGCGGCTCCTTGCCGGCGGCGGCGTAGGAGTAAGCCTGCGCCTGCCCGCTCAGGGCCAGCAGCAGGGTGAGGGCGAGTAAACCCGGGCGGATAGTCATCCTGTTCTCCTTACTTAATGCCAAGAGGTTGGCACTCAGGCCACGCTCTGGGTTTCAATCACGGTATTTTCGTTGCGATGGTTAAAGATGGCGTGGCGTCTGTCCACCCCGTCGATCACCATGTCGGCGGCCATCATCCCCATCTCCATGGCGGTGTCGGTGAAGATATAGCGGAATGTCCCCTGACGGCCGGTCATGATGAGGTTGGTCATGGGCATCAGCGCCTTGATCGCTTCGTTGCGACGGGCCTGATAGCCGAGATCCATCAGCGGATAGGCGTACTCGCTGCGGGCTTCGAAGGTCTCATCGCCAAGCTTCTGGGTATCAACGCCGAGGCTCGCCAGATCAGCGGTGACCCGACCGCGCAGATCAGAGAGCGGTGCCTGCCAGGTGGCATCCCCCGGATTGCAGGGGATCTCCAGCATCACCGATGTCTGGCCCTGGGGCGCCATAAAGGGGCTGCGGCGGCGCGGCTCCTGCAAGCGGGTCGCCAGAATATGGGGGTCGGAGAGGTACTGCCAGGTGTTGTCCGACAGGTTCTCTTGTTTGAGCGGCATATTGACGAAGCGAAGCGACCGGTAGTGCAGATCGCACGGCAAGCCCAGATGCTGGCAGGTGAGCGGCAGCGGCAGGGTGGAGATCACCAGATCAAAGCGCTCGCTCTGCTCAATGTCATCTTGTTTCCAATAAACACGTTCGATGCGGCCATCGGCCTGCTCAAGGCGTGTGATGGTGGCGCCGGTTTTCAGCTCAACGCCCTCTGCCACCAGCCGCTCCCCCAGGGTGGTGAATATCTGGCCGAAGCCATATTTCGGGTAGCGGTATTTGCGGGCATAGGTGCGCACCGAGATACTCCCGTTGCGTCTTGGCAGCAGGCGACGCGCCACGTCTTTGAGATCGATGAGGCTGATACGCTGGCCGGCCCAGTCAGCGGAGAGCTTGTCCGGGTTGATGCCCCACAGTTTGCCGGTGTAACCCTCGAAGAACTGGCGGTAGAGGGTGCGGCCAAAGTGGCTCTGGATCCACTCGGCAAAGCTCGCCTTGGCAAAATCATCCGGCTTCTTGGCAAAGGGCAACAGCAGCAAGTCTTTCACCGCACCGGCCATCAGGGCGAGCGGCGCCGTTTTGAGCAAGTTGGGCAGGTTCAATGGGTAGTCATAGGTGCGCCCGCCAAAGCGGATCACGCTCTTGCGCTCGGCGTGGAGCAGGTCGTCCCCCATCAGCTCGTCGATAAAGGCGAGCAGCTCGGGGTTCTTGGTGATAAAGCGGTGGCCGCCGTAGTCAAAGCGATACTCCCCATCGCACCCCTTGAAGGTCTGGGTGGCGCACATGCCGCCGACCACCGGCTCCTGCTCGAACAGGGTGACTGCAAAACCGGCGCGGCGCAGGCGCCAGGCGGCCATCAAACCGGCAGGGCCGGCGCCCAGCACGGCAATGTGCTTCTTGTTGTTATCGCTCATGACGTTTTCCGAAACTGCTTGATAGATAAGGGAACCGCACCAGGGCGCGGCTCCCGAATGGTGTTGTTACCCCGTGGCCTTGTTGCCACAGAGAGTGCGTGCTCAGCCCTTCCCAGTCGCTGCACTCACCTGCGGGCGGTAGCTGCG includes:
- a CDS encoding ABC transporter permease, with the translated sequence MLPLKALLRLYRSHPWLLLMSLAGLVLGVSLVVAIELLNHSARTNFVAARSQLAGEANYRLAPAGGLDEQLYVQLVTSQPALDAMPQLHGWLKDEEGRSLQLLGMDLFNPGPLRQLFGARPTNQPEFSLTRADNIWLAAPEAERLGWQAGQSRRFVLGGSDGASTRTLTLTLAGTFEPGAVPMERLLITDIGLAQPLLDKAGRLDRIVFKLSDAEARTLQATLQTDYPNQPLWLEPISPALDASQLGDALALNLTALSLLAMAVGLFLVFNAQRFVQSVRRPQLAQLIILGMGPSRVLHWLILELLILATIGTLLGVLLGSLLALALMGQLTQALADLYGPNPIDLLRLSPVSLLKALLIGLLGTLAANLPGWWQLLRQSPLELCAGSSRPPVHPWRRRVLAIAILLLCALCLWLPQTGLSGALFIAGGWLLAMALWLPDALRGLLGWLRRRAGGPLTARLGVAETLYHLDRTAIAVMALQLAIAAAIGIGVMVSSFRSSVEIWLGQRLAADLYVTAPKGVAGNKGTLSDTTLKALLANPLVSAASRRSVHPARWQGQPIEWAQMDFIPQLKAAYPLLAGRWPTRLDEVLASEPLTVRLGVKVGQRLAISGEQGPRQFTVTGVYRDYGSDKGQILHAFEAGAVQSLALFSNDPEQLADRLRERFGEQLNLLSAPAIHSAALKVFDQTFVVTELLKLLILGIAFVGIGSAFMVLGLARRGELQTLQSLGLSPRYCRQLLVWQGAGLGLLTALLALPVGYGLAWVLIEVVNPRAFGWRLAFEAAPLHAVTALLLAPLCGALASWYAARRVV
- a CDS encoding ABC transporter ATP-binding protein, yielding MLTLRNLCKSFDNGSERLPLFHHLDLALPAGEITLLLGQSGCGKSTLLNLIAGLIAPDEGEIWLGETRIDTRSPDERARLRGRHFGIVYQDFNLLPTLTVAENLALPLAINGLPPDEARIDQLLQRLDMSHKRHAWPEQLSGGQRQRVALARALIHQPQWLLADEPTGSLDEHNAEQVMALMVAAVRGTGAGLLLVSHNPAYAALADRVLRLEGGQLIELKGPRHD
- a CDS encoding DUF4357 domain-containing protein, coding for MLHKQVSFIIDSKGNKQAAVVPIEIYNELMTLQKALSDNRPGERELYHFNGKGAEAHGYPVGKRQNPGFMVLAGSTANGEDAASLREAVIELRLELLEKGILVPRSEGGFLFTADQLFNSPSLAASLVAGNNRSGLDAWQNSAGYTLKQSGFGKK
- a CDS encoding FAD-dependent oxidoreductase, with the translated sequence MSDNNKKHIAVLGAGPAGLMAAWRLRRAGFAVTLFEQEPVVGGMCATQTFKGCDGEYRFDYGGHRFITKNPELLAFIDELMGDDLLHAERKSVIRFGGRTYDYPLNLPNLLKTAPLALMAGAVKDLLLLPFAKKPDDFAKASFAEWIQSHFGRTLYRQFFEGYTGKLWGINPDKLSADWAGQRISLIDLKDVARRLLPRRNGSISVRTYARKYRYPKYGFGQIFTTLGERLVAEGVELKTGATITRLEQADGRIERVYWKQDDIEQSERFDLVISTLPLPLTCQHLGLPCDLHYRSLRFVNMPLKQENLSDNTWQYLSDPHILATRLQEPRRRSPFMAPQGQTSVMLEIPCNPGDATWQAPLSDLRGRVTADLASLGVDTQKLGDETFEARSEYAYPLMDLGYQARRNEAIKALMPMTNLIMTGRQGTFRYIFTDTAMEMGMMAADMVIDGVDRRHAIFNHRNENTVIETQSVA
- a CDS encoding Bcr/CflA family multidrug efflux MFS transporter, yielding MPQTAPTRASALSPRFLFILLGALAGLTPLAVDMYLPAIPAIARDLATSIDGAQLTISAFLGGFAIGQLFYGPLADSYGRKPVILAGLVMFAIASVGCAMADSLPELLAYRMLQAAGGAAGSVVVNALLRDLFEKDAFSRAMSFVILVMTLAPLVAPVVGGYISAHASWRVIFWLLVGISLLICLVMQWKIEETLKPEHRQPLKIGQILKNYWGVLSHRGAMGYVLCGSLSSSGMFAFLSGSPYVYIEYFKVPTEHYGWLFGLNILLMMVVTFANSRLVKGVGAERMLQYGLLVLPCAGALLVYNAWSQTGGLWGIVIPVVLFVGHISLVGANAMTGLMGHFPQAAGTASALAGTLRFGIGALVGILVNLNPPHSPLPMAIAIACCGVGSALSYWLLTGHKAH